A single region of the Acidobacteriota bacterium genome encodes:
- a CDS encoding M28 family peptidase has product MRCCLIAVLLIALAGLTPADDDEPGAPGRLIVAPNPISAYSICKILAGPEYAGRLTGHPGYTAAARWAADQFRLWGLEPAFPGGYLQPFPAPHTVLEAAEAVLYLPGATPEAPEREVRLEPNKDYLPLSFSDSGDHTAGMVFAGWGIAAPELGYDDYAGIDPKGKFVLCFRGTPDPADDRFTDHDQHRTRLRTARERGALGLVYIYEQPQMNTNGDWLAGFTPAEISYAVADKILAARSTTAKDLRDDLRRYRRPLSFDLPGRLRLRVVSRHVPDSQGYNIAAFIPGADPALRDECVIVGAHFDGCGPHLGFIYPGANDNASGSAVVMELARTMSLWPNKPRRTVIFVLFGAEETGLQGSHTFAAGLPYGMRQAAAMINIDMAGAGDGAWCGYSAALLPVVEAADAEVGLIRNKRAITRVGVRSSDFAPFFQLGIPCVSLSSTGPHLAYHEPGDTIYRINPEILGAMARLTGGIAARLADGDAVQPVP; this is encoded by the coding sequence ATGCGTTGCTGCCTGATCGCCGTGTTGTTGATCGCCTTGGCCGGTCTGACACCGGCCGACGACGACGAACCGGGCGCCCCCGGCCGCCTGATCGTCGCGCCCAACCCCATCAGCGCCTATTCCATCTGCAAGATCCTGGCCGGCCCGGAGTATGCCGGCCGGCTCACGGGCCATCCCGGCTACACCGCCGCCGCCCGCTGGGCCGCCGACCAGTTCCGCCTCTGGGGCCTGGAGCCGGCGTTCCCCGGCGGCTACCTCCAGCCCTTCCCGGCCCCGCACACGGTGCTCGAAGCGGCCGAAGCGGTCCTGTACCTGCCCGGCGCGACGCCGGAGGCGCCGGAGCGCGAGGTCCGGCTGGAGCCCAACAAGGACTACCTGCCCCTGTCGTTCAGCGACAGCGGCGACCACACCGCCGGCATGGTCTTCGCCGGCTGGGGCATCGCCGCGCCGGAGCTGGGCTACGACGACTACGCCGGGATCGACCCGAAGGGGAAGTTCGTCCTCTGCTTCCGGGGCACGCCGGATCCCGCCGACGACCGCTTCACCGACCACGACCAGCACCGCACCCGCCTGCGCACGGCGCGGGAGCGGGGCGCCCTCGGCCTGGTTTACATCTATGAACAGCCCCAGATGAACACCAATGGCGACTGGCTCGCCGGCTTCACCCCGGCGGAGATCAGCTACGCCGTGGCCGACAAGATCCTGGCCGCCCGCTCCACCACCGCCAAGGACCTCCGCGACGACCTGCGGCGCTATCGCCGGCCCCTGTCGTTCGACCTGCCGGGCCGGCTCCGCCTGCGGGTGGTCTCCCGCCACGTGCCCGACAGCCAGGGCTACAACATCGCCGCCTTCATCCCCGGCGCCGATCCGGCGCTGCGCGACGAATGCGTCATCGTCGGCGCCCACTTCGACGGATGCGGCCCGCACCTCGGCTTCATCTACCCGGGCGCCAACGACAATGCCAGCGGCTCCGCGGTGGTCATGGAGCTGGCGCGGACCATGAGCCTGTGGCCGAACAAGCCCCGGCGCACCGTGATCTTCGTCCTGTTCGGCGCCGAGGAAACGGGACTGCAGGGCTCCCACACCTTCGCCGCCGGCCTCCCCTACGGGATGCGGCAGGCCGCCGCCATGATCAACATCGACATGGCCGGCGCCGGCGACGGCGCCTGGTGCGGCTACAGCGCGGCGCTGCTCCCGGTGGTCGAGGCGGCCGACGCCGAGGTCGGGCTGATTCGCAACAAGCGGGCCATCACGCGCGTGGGCGTGCGCTCCAGCGACTTCGCCCCGTTCTTCCAGCTGGGGATCCCGTGCGTCAGCCTGTCGTCCACCGGGCCGCACCTGGCATACCACGAGCCGGGCGACACCATCTACCGGATCAACCCGGAGATCCTGGGCGCCATGGCCCGGCTCACCGGCGGCATCGCCGCCCGCCTGGCCGACGGCGATGCCGTGCAGCCGGTCCCCTGA